A window of the Lolium perenne isolate Kyuss_39 chromosome 7, Kyuss_2.0, whole genome shotgun sequence genome harbors these coding sequences:
- the LOC127315195 gene encoding uncharacterized protein encodes MGSRYEVEVTVSSARDLKNVNWRNGDLKPYAVLWVDDGAKCSTRVDLDHGESPEWDEKVAVPLPHSSTRLEDAVLHLDVVHANAAEGTKPLVGSARLPLRDVLDDAGLGGRASRTLRLKRPSGRPQGRLDVRVAVREAARYYDPAYPPPYGQPAGAGARDPYAAPAPTYGASAGYGSGGYGSGGYGQPAYAAPPSGYPAAYGAPPQPAGYPAAYGAAPAYGAPAPAPAYGAPAPAPAYGSGGYGSGAPAVEDPTKKKKGMGMGAGLAVGAAAGVLGGLALAGGASYIEDKIEDGVAEKVEADLAAGGGYDDFGGDDDY; translated from the coding sequence ATGGGGTCGAGGTACGAGGTGGAGGTGACGGTGAGCTCGGCGCGGGACCTGAAGAACGTCAACTGGCGTAACGGCGACCTCAAGCCGTACGCCGTACTCTGGGTGGACGACGGCGCCAAGTGCTCCACCCGCGTCGACCTCGACCACGGCGAGAGCCCCGAGTGGGACGAGAAGGTCGCCGTCCCGCTCCCGCACTCCTCCACGCGCCTCGAGGACGCCGTCCTCCACCTCGACGTCGTCCACGCCAACGCCGCCGAGGGCACCAAGCCGCTCGTCGGCTCCGCGCGCCTCCCGCTCCGCGACGTCCTCGACGACGCCGGCCTCGGCGGCCGCGCGTCCCGCACCCTCCGCCTCAAGCGGCCCTCGGGGCGGCCCCAGGGCCGCCTCGACGTCCGCGTCGCCGTCCGCGAGGCCGCAAGGTACTACGACCCCGCATACCCGCCCCCCTACGGCCAGCCCGCCGGAGCAGGAGCGCGCGACCCCTACGCCGCCCCCGCGCCGACCTACGGAGCCTCCGCTGGGTACGGTTCGGGCGGGTACGGCTCGGGTGGGTACGGCCAGCCGGCCTACGCCGCGCCGCCGTCCGGGTACCCGGCCGCCTACGGCGCCCCGCCGCAGCCTGCTGGCTACCCTGCTGCCTACGGCGCCGCTCCTGCCTACggagctcctgctcctgctccagcATACGGAGCTCCTGCTCCTGCCCCTGCGTACGGATCGGGCGGGTACGGGTCCGGCGCGCCGGCCGTGGAGGACCcaaccaagaagaagaaggggatgggGATGGGGGCCGGGCTGGCGGTGGGCGCGGCCGCGGGGGTGCTCGGCGGGCTGGCGCTGGCGGGCGGGGCGAGCTACATCGAGGACAAGATCGAGGACGGCGTGGCGGAGAAGGTGGAGGCCGACCTGGCCGCCGGCGGCGGGTACGACGACTTCGGCGGCGACGACGACTACTAG